The following coding sequences lie in one Capnocytophaga stomatis genomic window:
- a CDS encoding Rossmann-fold NAD(P)-binding domain-containing protein translates to MKIGIIGCGWLGFRLAKHLKTNNTIYTTARNIEKYKSLDAYFRSFLIDFDDFEAKKWEILSDLDCIIITIPFGRHLNNDILEKRLENICFFIQNFKKQLFFTSSVGIYPQSDTKMNEDFPSTLLEPKLFFVESFLRNQFPQINILRLGGLMGDDRILSKYKISEPNQVANHIHYQDICLIIEKMISLNLESKLYNVVAPQHPMKQEIINYQKGTKTTLGKPYGKIILSEKLETELDYNFLYPNPIYFT, encoded by the coding sequence ATGAAAATAGGTATCATAGGATGTGGCTGGTTGGGTTTTCGATTGGCAAAACATTTGAAAACAAACAATACAATCTACACTACGGCTCGAAATATTGAAAAATATAAGTCTTTAGATGCTTATTTTCGTTCTTTTTTAATAGATTTTGATGATTTTGAAGCAAAAAAATGGGAAATTCTTTCCGATTTGGATTGTATTATAATAACAATTCCGTTTGGAAGGCATCTTAATAACGATATTTTAGAAAAAAGATTAGAAAATATTTGCTTTTTTATTCAGAATTTCAAAAAACAGTTATTTTTTACCAGTTCTGTAGGAATTTATCCACAATCCGATACTAAAATGAATGAAGATTTTCCTTCCACTTTATTAGAACCTAAATTATTTTTTGTGGAATCTTTTTTAAGAAATCAATTTCCTCAAATAAATATTCTGCGATTAGGCGGACTAATGGGAGATGACCGCATACTTAGCAAATATAAAATTTCCGAACCCAATCAAGTTGCAAATCACATTCATTATCAGGATATTTGCTTAATAATCGAAAAGATGATTTCACTGAATTTGGAATCAAAACTGTATAATGTAGTAGCTCCGCAACATCCTATGAAACAGGAAATTATCAATTATCAAAAAGGAACAAAAACTACACTTGGAAAACCTTATGGGAAAATAATACTTTCAGAAAAACTGGAAACAGAATTGGATTACAACTTTCTGTACCCTAATCCCATTTACTTCACTTAA
- a CDS encoding AI-2E family transporter, with protein MNSKMIANGILRAVGTIVLVILLLYALYLIRSIIVYIILALIIALIAKPLVYFLAKKMKIRNQTIRILITMGIFIILSLGTFSLFVPLLISQGRNLSGLNVELLRANLDGLMSQVFDNLGISKENYTMSASEVLNFIDIPNFLNSFISFIGSFGAGVFSVLFISFFFIKDGSKMFGSILSLVSAKNAHKTRVSVLKINDLLSRYFVGLVLQLTILFVIYTTTLLIFGVQNALIIAFLCAFLNIIPYIGPIIGFVLMAFLTMSSNISSDFMAVTLPTTIYVLIGFLIGQFIDNVFSQPIIFSNSVKSTPLEIFLVILITGSLLGIIGMVIAVPAYTVLKVVLKEFLPNNKLVELLTKNI; from the coding sequence ATGAACTCTAAAATGATAGCCAATGGAATACTACGAGCCGTCGGGACGATTGTGCTGGTAATTTTGTTGCTTTATGCTTTATATTTGATAAGGTCAATAATCGTTTACATAATATTGGCTTTAATTATTGCTTTGATAGCCAAGCCATTGGTTTATTTTCTTGCCAAAAAAATGAAAATAAGAAACCAAACCATCAGGATTTTAATAACGATGGGGATTTTTATCATTTTGAGTTTGGGTACGTTCAGTTTGTTTGTTCCGTTATTAATTTCACAAGGCAGGAATTTATCAGGACTAAACGTGGAGTTGTTGCGTGCAAATTTGGACGGCTTGATGTCACAAGTTTTTGATAATCTGGGAATAAGTAAAGAAAATTACACAATGAGTGCCTCGGAAGTGCTTAATTTTATAGATATTCCTAATTTTCTTAATTCATTTATTTCTTTCATCGGAAGTTTTGGAGCGGGAGTATTTTCTGTTTTGTTCATTTCATTTTTCTTTATAAAAGACGGAAGCAAAATGTTTGGTTCAATTCTTTCATTGGTTTCTGCAAAAAATGCTCACAAAACAAGAGTTTCTGTCCTTAAAATCAATGATTTACTTTCTCGTTATTTCGTTGGATTAGTTTTGCAACTGACAATTCTGTTTGTAATATACACAACTACATTATTGATTTTTGGGGTACAAAATGCCTTAATAATAGCCTTTTTATGTGCTTTTCTGAACATAATCCCTTACATAGGACCTATTATAGGCTTTGTGCTGATGGCTTTTTTGACTATGAGTAGCAACATTAGCAGTGATTTTATGGCAGTTACGCTTCCTACTACGATTTATGTTTTGATTGGATTTTTGATAGGTCAATTTATTGATAATGTTTTTTCTCAGCCAATTATTTTCTCTAACTCGGTGAAATCTACTCCTTTAGAAATTTTTCTGGTGATTTTAATAACGGGAAGCCTTTTAGGAATCATCGGGATGGTAATCGCTGTGCCTGCTTACACAGTTTTGAAAGTAGTCCTAAAAGAATTTTTGCCTAACAACAAATTGGTTGAATTACTTACTAAAAATATATAA
- a CDS encoding 16S rRNA (uracil(1498)-N(3))-methyltransferase, with amino-acid sequence MQLFYYSEIDEQSTSFFFDKEESQHIVKVLRKKQGDLLYVTNGKGWLFETEITFASPKKCEVSILKYEYKSPRPYHLHLVVAPTKMNERYEWFLEKAVEIGVDEITPIICHHSERTVVKTERFEKIIHSAMKQSLQYYLPKLNAPISSMEFFKQLKDDSSAKFIAHCQEGTKYLFSEKLNPFPEKIMVLIGPEGDFSSEEIKAALQNRFQPISLGDNRLRTETAGIVACDFVAICSKLK; translated from the coding sequence ATGCAACTTTTTTATTATTCTGAAATAGACGAACAAAGTACATCCTTTTTCTTTGATAAGGAGGAAAGCCAACACATTGTAAAGGTTTTACGAAAGAAACAAGGTGATTTACTGTATGTTACAAACGGAAAAGGATGGCTTTTTGAAACAGAAATCACTTTTGCTTCTCCCAAAAAGTGTGAAGTTTCAATTTTGAAATACGAGTATAAATCACCTCGTCCGTATCATTTGCATTTGGTGGTTGCTCCAACAAAAATGAATGAGCGTTATGAATGGTTTTTGGAGAAAGCCGTTGAAATTGGCGTAGATGAAATTACTCCGATAATTTGTCATCATTCTGAAAGAACGGTGGTTAAAACGGAACGCTTTGAAAAAATCATACATTCGGCGATGAAGCAATCTTTGCAATATTACTTGCCCAAACTGAATGCTCCCATATCATCAATGGAATTTTTTAAGCAATTGAAAGATGATAGTTCGGCGAAGTTTATTGCTCATTGTCAGGAAGGTACAAAGTATTTGTTTTCAGAAAAACTTAATCCGTTTCCTGAAAAAATAATGGTTCTGATAGGTCCTGAAGGAGATTTTTCTTCAGAAGAAATTAAAGCAGCTTTGCAAAATCGATTTCAACCAATTTCGCTCGGAGACAATCGATTACGAACAGAAACAGCAGGAATCGTAGCTTGTGATTTTGTAGCGATTTGCTCCAAATTGAAATAA
- a CDS encoding peptidylprolyl isomerase produces the protein MNRKIVSAVGMLFLTLGLYAQNDTVTNKEVIQKRLKVDGVAAVVGDYLILESDIDKTFIELQNQEVDTKNFTRCQVLGKLMEDRLYAHQAVQDSITVTDSRVRESVNQQVEFLLSKLGGDMKKLLEFYKKEDEQSMRDELFDIFKLNMLSQQMRSKIVEKVEVTPEEVRQFFNSIPEDERPIFNTELEIAQIVINPVAPKEEVQKVIDQLNEIKADVEQNGTSFATKAILYSKDRVTGGQTLTFNRSSHFDKAFKDMAFSLQEGEISKPFESSFGWHIIEMVNVRGKEVTVRHILLTPSVPREALAEAKEKIEKIRERIINKELAFDEAARSLSDEKETRGDGGQLVNPEDFSSRFELTRLEPAMYERVAKLKDGEVSVPYLDEDDTGKKSYKIYQVTNRHEEHKADFVKDYVKIQDLALKEKQLKVIAKWMNENIEKTHIMVNGEYKKCEFSNNWLKK, from the coding sequence ATGAATAGAAAAATTGTATCCGCTGTCGGAATGTTATTTTTAACTTTGGGCTTATATGCTCAAAATGATACAGTTACTAACAAAGAAGTCATTCAAAAACGCTTGAAAGTTGATGGCGTTGCGGCTGTTGTTGGTGACTATTTAATTTTGGAATCGGACATAGACAAAACTTTCATTGAGTTGCAGAACCAAGAGGTTGATACAAAGAATTTTACACGTTGTCAGGTTTTAGGCAAATTGATGGAAGACAGGTTATACGCTCACCAAGCAGTTCAAGACAGTATCACAGTAACAGATAGTAGAGTTCGTGAATCTGTAAATCAGCAAGTTGAATTTTTATTGTCAAAACTTGGAGGCGATATGAAAAAATTGCTTGAATTCTACAAAAAAGAAGATGAGCAATCAATGCGTGATGAACTTTTTGATATTTTCAAATTGAATATGCTTTCTCAGCAAATGCGTTCAAAAATAGTTGAAAAAGTGGAAGTTACACCAGAGGAAGTACGCCAGTTTTTCAATTCCATTCCTGAAGATGAGCGTCCCATTTTCAACACAGAGCTTGAAATCGCTCAAATTGTTATAAATCCGGTGGCTCCGAAAGAAGAAGTTCAGAAAGTGATAGACCAATTAAATGAAATTAAAGCGGATGTGGAACAAAACGGAACGAGTTTTGCCACCAAAGCGATACTTTATTCAAAAGACCGTGTAACAGGAGGTCAAACCTTGACTTTCAATCGTTCTTCACACTTTGATAAGGCTTTTAAAGATATGGCTTTTAGCCTACAAGAAGGCGAAATTTCCAAACCTTTTGAATCAAGTTTCGGTTGGCATATCATAGAAATGGTTAATGTCAGAGGGAAAGAAGTAACCGTGCGTCATATTTTATTGACACCCAGCGTACCACGTGAAGCACTGGCAGAAGCTAAGGAGAAAATTGAAAAAATTCGTGAAAGAATAATCAATAAAGAGCTTGCTTTTGACGAGGCTGCACGCAGTTTATCCGATGAAAAAGAAACTCGAGGCGATGGAGGTCAGCTTGTTAATCCGGAAGATTTTTCTTCTCGTTTTGAACTTACACGCTTGGAACCTGCTATGTATGAAAGAGTTGCAAAGTTGAAAGACGGAGAAGTTTCTGTTCCGTATCTTGATGAGGACGATACGGGAAAGAAAAGCTACAAAATCTATCAAGTGACAAATCGCCACGAAGAGCATAAAGCTGATTTCGTGAAGGATTATGTTAAAATTCAAGATTTGGCTTTAAAAGAAAAACAGCTAAAAGTTATAGCCAAGTGGATGAATGAGAATATTGAAAAAACACACATTATGGTTAATGGAGAATATAAAAAATGTGAATTCTCTAATAATTGGTTGAAAAAATAA
- a CDS encoding peptidyl-prolyl cis-trans isomerase codes for MLRWVKDRFYIFFVVMLVSSCEYFSKETPQYAIARVGEKYLYKEDIAAIMPVDYTKEDSINIAEKYINNWAIKELMLANAERNINDEEKENFERLVNDYRADLYINFYKEGLINNAIDTVVNEKEMQFFYEKNKEVFKLNEALIKLRYIQISSNEKKKKTDALEEKIKRFEKSDARELDSLSLQFTSVYLNDSTWVKAESVLKKLPFLDKEMETNKQIFVSHKDSTGIYFVQICDVLRRNEQAPMEYVLPTLQQIILNQRKLEFVKKLETDIINTGIKKKQFEIIYE; via the coding sequence ATGCTGAGGTGGGTTAAAGATAGGTTTTATATATTTTTTGTGGTGATGTTGGTGTCCTCCTGCGAGTATTTTTCAAAGGAAACTCCGCAGTATGCCATTGCCCGAGTTGGTGAAAAATATCTTTATAAAGAAGATATAGCCGCCATTATGCCAGTTGATTACACGAAAGAAGATAGCATAAATATAGCTGAAAAATATATCAATAATTGGGCTATAAAAGAATTGATGCTCGCAAATGCCGAACGAAATATAAACGATGAAGAAAAGGAAAATTTTGAACGTTTGGTAAATGATTATCGAGCAGATTTATATATAAATTTCTATAAAGAAGGGTTGATAAACAATGCGATAGATACCGTTGTTAATGAAAAGGAAATGCAATTCTTCTATGAAAAAAATAAGGAAGTTTTCAAGTTAAATGAAGCATTGATAAAATTGAGATATATTCAAATCTCGTCAAACGAAAAGAAGAAAAAAACAGATGCTCTTGAGGAAAAAATAAAACGTTTTGAAAAATCCGATGCAAGGGAGTTGGATTCATTGTCATTGCAGTTTACATCCGTTTATTTGAATGATTCCACTTGGGTTAAAGCTGAAAGTGTTCTGAAAAAACTTCCTTTTTTGGATAAAGAAATGGAAACCAACAAACAAATATTCGTAAGTCATAAAGATTCCACAGGAATTTATTTTGTGCAAATTTGCGATGTTTTGCGAAGAAATGAGCAAGCTCCTATGGAATACGTTTTGCCTACTTTGCAACAAATTATATTGAATCAGAGGAAATTAGAGTTTGTTAAAAAACTCGAAACAGATATTATAAATACAGGTATAAAGAAAAAACAATTTGAAATTATTTATGAATAG
- a CDS encoding RsmB/NOP family class I SAM-dependent RNA methyltransferase gives MRLHRNLTDAVIEGLGMIFNDNHYADKVVEKQLKKDKRWGARDRAFIAETTYEIVRWKRLYAEIAEVKQPFSVQDLRRMFAVWAVLKGISLPDWSYFENTPQRRIKGKFDELSKVRKFRESVPDWLDILGEEELGNDFWTRELRALNELAPVVLRSNTLKISPPQLKSLLQQEGIETRLLENYPEALELSERANVFSTKAFSNGLFEVQDASSQKVAPFLEVTPGMRVIDTCAGAGGKTLHLASLMKNKGQIIAMDIYENKLQELKRRARRNEVFNVETKLIDPKQLKRMQNTADRVLIDAPCSGLGVLRRNPDAKWKLKPEFLEQIRKTQQEILQNYSKLVKSGGKLVYATCSILPSENRKQVDEFLKSEAGKGFVFEAEDKIFAHQSGYDGFYMARMRKNN, from the coding sequence ATGCGATTACACCGAAATTTAACAGATGCAGTGATTGAGGGTTTGGGAATGATTTTCAACGATAATCATTATGCGGATAAAGTGGTTGAAAAACAGCTAAAAAAGGACAAACGTTGGGGGGCTCGCGATAGGGCTTTCATTGCGGAAACTACCTATGAAATCGTTCGTTGGAAACGTTTGTATGCCGAAATTGCAGAGGTAAAGCAACCTTTTTCAGTTCAGGATTTACGCCGAATGTTCGCCGTTTGGGCAGTGTTGAAAGGAATTTCGTTGCCCGATTGGTCGTATTTTGAAAACACGCCTCAACGTCGCATAAAAGGAAAGTTTGACGAGCTTTCAAAAGTTAGAAAATTCAGAGAATCAGTTCCTGATTGGCTTGATATTTTAGGAGAAGAAGAGTTAGGTAATGATTTCTGGACGAGGGAGTTACGTGCACTTAATGAGTTGGCTCCCGTTGTTTTACGGTCAAATACTTTGAAAATTTCTCCTCCGCAACTCAAAAGTTTATTACAGCAAGAAGGCATCGAAACTCGTTTGTTGGAAAATTATCCGGAGGCTTTGGAACTTTCCGAGCGGGCTAACGTTTTTTCAACAAAAGCGTTTTCAAATGGGCTTTTTGAAGTGCAAGATGCTTCATCACAAAAAGTGGCTCCGTTTTTGGAGGTAACTCCGGGAATGCGTGTAATTGATACTTGTGCCGGAGCAGGCGGAAAAACACTGCATTTAGCTTCTTTGATGAAAAATAAAGGACAAATCATTGCAATGGATATTTATGAAAATAAGCTTCAAGAACTTAAAAGAAGAGCCCGACGCAATGAAGTTTTCAATGTAGAAACGAAACTTATTGACCCAAAACAGCTAAAACGAATGCAAAACACAGCTGATAGAGTTTTAATTGATGCTCCTTGTAGTGGTTTGGGAGTTTTAAGGCGAAATCCTGATGCAAAATGGAAGCTAAAACCCGAATTTTTGGAACAAATACGAAAAACACAACAGGAAATTCTGCAAAATTACAGTAAATTGGTAAAATCAGGAGGAAAATTGGTGTACGCTACTTGTTCCATTCTTCCGTCCGAGAACCGAAAGCAAGTTGATGAGTTTTTAAAATCGGAAGCAGGAAAAGGATTCGTTTTTGAAGCAGAAGATAAAATTTTTGCTCACCAATCAGGCTACGACGGATTTTATATGGCAAGAATGCGAAAAAATAATTAA
- a CDS encoding DUF6268 family outer membrane beta-barrel protein translates to MKVNYFVNHIFGAGKIILCLFLFSISEAIEAQIQVKSEYIGSSQVKDNQGNTLSGNGDLKVADVIVRVPLAMQKNENDEVVKATFVSLWGTYASLSNKLLSKEHSISDISNVSLTFGQLLPITEKWSLLAMAGGGIFTTNFPKFSGKSAFLQGGAMALRKESTKFDWGIGASINNSYDYAMITPAFLLNWKIDDRHKLSIFYYNYFDFELSRKISEKFKLSLVAEGEVLLGLHNQNDKEASFVTQFGHGGLRSEFKVGKNFYIPITLGVSFSRNTYFDEKTFKFYYNVIGENKLSSYFAAGFRYGG, encoded by the coding sequence ATGAAAGTGAATTATTTTGTGAATCATATTTTTGGTGCAGGAAAAATCATTTTGTGTTTGTTTCTTTTCTCTATTTCAGAAGCGATAGAAGCACAAATTCAAGTAAAATCGGAATATATTGGTTCTTCGCAAGTGAAAGATAATCAGGGGAATACTCTCTCAGGAAACGGAGATTTGAAGGTCGCAGATGTAATCGTTCGCGTTCCGCTGGCGATGCAAAAAAACGAAAATGACGAAGTGGTTAAAGCTACTTTCGTATCGCTTTGGGGAACGTATGCTTCATTGAGTAACAAGCTTTTATCGAAAGAACATTCTATTTCGGATATATCCAATGTGTCGCTAACTTTTGGGCAATTGTTACCAATAACGGAAAAATGGTCGCTTTTGGCAATGGCAGGAGGAGGAATTTTTACAACTAATTTTCCGAAATTTTCTGGGAAATCTGCCTTTTTGCAAGGAGGAGCAATGGCTTTGCGAAAAGAAAGTACAAAATTTGATTGGGGAATAGGAGCTTCTATCAATAATTCATATGATTATGCGATGATTACGCCTGCTTTTTTACTCAATTGGAAGATTGATGACAGACATAAATTAAGCATCTTTTATTATAATTATTTTGATTTCGAGCTTAGTAGAAAAATTTCTGAAAAATTCAAATTGAGCTTAGTGGCTGAAGGCGAGGTACTTTTAGGGCTTCATAATCAAAATGATAAAGAGGCTTCTTTTGTTACTCAATTCGGTCACGGCGGGCTTCGTTCTGAATTTAAAGTCGGGAAAAACTTTTACATTCCCATTACATTGGGAGTTTCTTTTTCAAGAAACACATATTTTGATGAAAAAACATTCAAGTTTTACTATAATGTCATAGGTGAAAATAAACTTTCATCTTATTTTGCGGCAGGTTTCCGATATGGAGGCTGA
- a CDS encoding PadR family transcriptional regulator: MKKQNSALYKGSLTTIVMKLLQDNGRMYGYEITQKVKELSQGEISITEGALYPTLHKLEAQGLLTPEIEQVGNRIRKYYKITESGIKETEKQVSEIQNFISCLQNIINPQSDTNLTPVKI; the protein is encoded by the coding sequence ATGAAAAAACAGAATTCAGCACTCTATAAAGGAAGCCTTACCACCATAGTAATGAAGCTATTACAAGATAATGGAAGAATGTACGGCTATGAAATCACACAAAAAGTAAAGGAACTTTCGCAGGGTGAAATTTCTATTACTGAAGGTGCTTTATACCCAACTTTGCATAAACTCGAAGCCCAAGGATTACTCACTCCCGAAATTGAGCAAGTTGGCAACCGTATTCGTAAATATTATAAAATAACAGAGAGCGGCATCAAAGAAACCGAAAAACAAGTATCTGAAATTCAGAATTTTATTTCTTGTTTGCAAAATATCATCAATCCGCAAAGTGACACCAATCTAACTCCTGTTAAAATATGA
- a CDS encoding HU family DNA-binding protein, protein MKYHLVQKVNPQDRSKKKWYANAVNSSKIGQKEIAKSISSKSSLTAGDIANVIQNLLEELPKELVKGNIVKLGDFGSFRISISSEGVENEKDFKASMIKDVRIIFTPGVEMKKAIEGVSFEKE, encoded by the coding sequence ATGAAGTATCATTTGGTTCAAAAAGTAAATCCGCAAGACCGTTCCAAAAAGAAATGGTATGCTAATGCTGTAAACAGCTCCAAGATTGGGCAGAAGGAAATCGCTAAGAGCATTTCGTCCAAATCGTCACTCACGGCGGGCGACATCGCTAATGTTATCCAAAATCTATTGGAAGAACTTCCTAAAGAACTCGTTAAAGGTAACATTGTAAAACTGGGAGATTTCGGAAGTTTTCGTATTTCGATTAGTAGCGAAGGAGTCGAAAATGAAAAAGATTTCAAGGCTTCTATGATTAAAGATGTGCGTATCATCTTTACCCCTGGGGTAGAAATGAAAAAAGCTATCGAAGGTGTTTCTTTCGAAAAAGAGTAA